Proteins co-encoded in one Christiangramia fulva genomic window:
- a CDS encoding MMPL family transporter, producing the protein MHKAFYNIYSFLKKRPYLGLVFVLIYLGFIGFFAWNISLEEDITALVPRGKEQKKLQKILSTTNFSDKIIIDISAQNDQISPDSLVSYADHLTSRIEDELPKYIKDIRGKVPDEDLNAIYTFVYDNLPIFLDNQDYEEMSNRIQPDSIRDYLSRGYRRLMAPTGFFTKNYFFKDPLNFTNLGLEKLRELQTGDDFGIYNNYLISENRDHIILFLDPVYPSSETGKNKILVNKLNQITSELNSEFEGVHSDYFGGVLYSLANAERIKKDIIWTLGIAFILLLALLLFFYRKIYVPLLLFLPSIIGGVSAIAFLSIFKGSVSAISLGIGAVLLGISIDYALHILTHFRNNTDVEKLYKDVSRPILMSSLTTAVAFACLLFVKSEALTDLGIFASISVLLSSLFSLVLIPLLYNPAEENLKKTFLDKIAAKDYSKIKPLFYGLIILFLGSLFFFSNVKFNNDLSSLNYQPKEIKQLEDSISKVAGRSEKTLYLVAYGNSVDDALQENNELYKKLQNFKNEGLIENFSSIGGVILSTNTQNRRIEHWNTFWTDSKRERVKENVLNFSSEFGFKPRSFDCFYDEMKKHFYPIDLDDYQKAGSLYLDDFISEKNGFATVVNTVSLKEENAEKIENVFQNSNGVVAIDRKLMNQSFLGHLRQNFNELIGYSIIAVFLILLLFYGNLELSLLTLLPIAVTWICALGIMSVLNIEFNILNIIISTFIFGLGLDYSIFITNSCLKEYETGEFDLKTYQTSILLSVITTLLGMGALIFAQHPALRSISIVSIIGVIMAVSVSFILQRRIFRAFLLDRAKKGKAPIYLANIPYYFRKDISETEKLYRKKSVLDNYHYKSVEAGARKHFRQNRELFVRISRYIEDGQSIGIINSGQGELALFLHYKFPNSKITGLEIEEEKRQIAANTPASYISDIEFTDEIEKLEGFEVYIVNADYENKSALRELIGRNAKKVIFADTEFPSRWLLDLNFEIIYRQNNILVFQKAD; encoded by the coding sequence ATGCATAAAGCCTTTTATAATATTTACAGCTTTCTTAAAAAGCGTCCTTATCTGGGGCTTGTTTTTGTATTAATTTACCTTGGTTTTATTGGTTTTTTCGCGTGGAATATCAGCCTGGAAGAAGATATCACGGCTCTTGTTCCAAGGGGAAAAGAACAAAAGAAACTTCAGAAGATCCTTTCCACTACCAATTTTTCAGATAAGATCATCATCGATATTTCTGCTCAAAATGATCAAATCTCTCCTGATTCCCTGGTTTCGTATGCCGATCATCTTACCAGCAGGATTGAAGATGAGCTTCCAAAATACATTAAGGATATCCGCGGAAAAGTTCCCGATGAAGACCTTAATGCCATATATACTTTTGTGTATGATAACCTCCCTATTTTTCTTGATAACCAGGATTATGAGGAGATGTCGAACCGTATTCAACCCGATAGCATTCGGGATTATCTTTCCCGGGGATACCGCCGTTTAATGGCTCCAACCGGCTTTTTCACAAAGAATTATTTTTTTAAAGATCCGCTTAATTTCACCAATCTCGGACTCGAAAAGCTCAGGGAACTTCAAACCGGTGATGATTTTGGGATCTATAATAATTATCTGATCAGCGAAAACAGAGACCATATTATTTTATTTCTGGACCCTGTTTATCCTTCCTCTGAAACAGGTAAAAACAAGATTCTCGTTAATAAACTTAATCAAATAACAAGTGAGCTGAATTCTGAATTCGAGGGGGTTCATTCTGATTATTTTGGAGGTGTTCTTTATTCCCTTGCTAATGCCGAAAGAATTAAAAAGGATATTATCTGGACCCTTGGTATTGCCTTTATTCTGCTTTTGGCGCTGCTGCTTTTTTTCTATCGGAAAATTTACGTGCCTTTACTTTTATTTCTTCCAAGTATCATTGGAGGCGTTTCGGCGATTGCCTTTTTAAGCATTTTTAAAGGAAGTGTTTCCGCCATATCTCTTGGGATCGGGGCGGTTTTATTAGGGATTAGTATCGATTACGCTTTGCATATTTTAACGCATTTTCGAAATAATACAGATGTCGAAAAGCTTTATAAAGATGTAAGTAGGCCAATCCTGATGAGCAGCCTTACCACCGCAGTGGCTTTTGCCTGTCTTTTATTCGTAAAAAGCGAAGCACTCACCGATTTGGGTATTTTCGCCTCGATAAGCGTACTGTTGTCTTCCTTATTTTCATTAGTACTCATTCCTTTGCTTTATAATCCTGCGGAAGAAAATTTGAAAAAAACTTTCCTGGATAAGATCGCGGCTAAAGATTATTCAAAAATAAAACCTCTTTTTTACGGACTAATAATCCTATTTTTAGGAAGTCTTTTCTTTTTCAGTAACGTAAAATTCAATAACGACCTTTCCAGCCTTAACTATCAGCCAAAGGAAATAAAGCAGCTGGAAGACAGTATCTCTAAAGTAGCCGGCAGATCTGAAAAAACACTTTACCTGGTGGCCTATGGGAATTCGGTAGATGACGCCCTGCAGGAAAATAACGAGCTTTACAAAAAGCTCCAAAATTTTAAAAATGAAGGATTAATTGAAAATTTCAGCAGCATTGGCGGCGTTATTCTCTCTACTAACACGCAAAATCGCAGAATTGAACACTGGAATACTTTCTGGACCGATTCAAAACGGGAAAGGGTTAAAGAAAATGTTTTAAATTTTTCTTCTGAATTTGGTTTTAAACCTAGAAGTTTCGATTGTTTTTATGATGAGATGAAAAAACATTTTTATCCCATCGATCTTGATGATTATCAAAAAGCGGGCTCCCTGTATCTCGATGATTTTATTTCAGAAAAGAATGGTTTTGCCACCGTGGTAAATACGGTAAGCCTTAAAGAAGAAAACGCCGAAAAAATTGAAAACGTTTTTCAAAACTCCAATGGAGTAGTGGCCATTGACCGCAAATTAATGAATCAGAGCTTTTTGGGCCATCTTCGTCAAAATTTCAATGAATTGATCGGATACTCCATAATCGCCGTTTTTCTGATCCTTTTATTGTTCTACGGCAACCTTGAACTCAGTCTTTTAACCTTGCTGCCCATAGCGGTTACCTGGATCTGCGCTCTCGGGATCATGTCGGTTTTAAATATTGAGTTCAATATCCTGAATATCATCATTTCAACCTTTATTTTTGGGCTCGGCCTTGATTACAGTATTTTTATTACCAATTCCTGTTTAAAAGAATATGAAACCGGTGAATTCGATTTAAAAACTTACCAGACATCTATCCTTCTTTCGGTAATTACCACGCTTTTAGGTATGGGAGCGCTCATATTTGCACAACACCCGGCTTTGAGATCCATCTCCATAGTTTCGATAATTGGTGTAATAATGGCGGTTTCTGTGAGTTTTATTCTTCAAAGAAGAATTTTTCGCGCCTTTCTTCTTGACAGGGCTAAAAAAGGAAAAGCTCCCATTTATTTGGCGAATATCCCGTATTATTTCAGAAAAGATATTTCAGAAACTGAAAAGCTATACCGCAAAAAATCCGTCCTCGATAATTATCATTATAAATCGGTGGAAGCCGGTGCGCGGAAGCATTTCAGACAGAACAGGGAGCTTTTTGTGCGCATCAGCCGGTATATCGAAGATGGTCAAAGCATAGGGATCATCAATTCCGGCCAGGGTGAATTAGCCTTGTTTCTGCACTATAAATTTCCGAATAGCAAGATCACCGGACTCGAAATTGAGGAGGAAAAAAGGCAAATAGCGGCAAATACACCAGCATCCTATATTTCTGATATTGAATTTACTGATGAGATTGAAAAACTTGAAGGTTTTGAGGTGTATATTGTAAATGCCGATTATGAAAATAAATCTGCTTTACGGGAACTGATCGGCAGGAATGCTAAAAAGGTCATTTTCGCCGACACCGAATTTCCATCGCGCTGGCTGCTTGATCTCAACTTTGAAATTATCTATCGTCAAAACAATATTCTCGTTTTTCAAAAAGCCGATTAG
- a CDS encoding DUF2062 domain-containing protein, with product MPVFQSRFEKLNCCVIVPTYNNAQTLGGFLEDLKLYTSNIIVINDGSTDETASILENNSEISCKTHPENKGKGTALKTGFAFAEDLGYDYAITIDSDGQHYPDDLDVFLTELESRDEKDPPLLLVGDRNMGSDGIPGKSSKGNRFSNFWFLVVTGIELNDTQSGYRLYPVKLVNSLKLITWKFEFEIEILVKAAWKKVEVKNIPIKVFYQKDDRISHFRPFWDIVRIVLLYMWFVLLSFFYVHPRNKYQDFRKKGFRKFWKEDIIKSQEPPHKKAAAIALGVFVGISPFWGLHTLLIFVLAAIFRVNKVIAFLFSNISIPPLIPIIVYASYQAGSFISGKGFDWGLKLQRFENGNDVFMGVWQYITGSIALAIVTAIGMWIVFYFLFSVFNQKQVVKP from the coding sequence ATGCCGGTATTCCAGTCAAGGTTTGAGAAACTTAATTGCTGCGTTATTGTTCCTACCTATAATAATGCCCAGACCCTTGGCGGATTCCTTGAAGATCTTAAACTGTATACCAGCAATATTATCGTGATCAACGACGGTTCTACCGATGAAACTGCCAGTATTTTAGAAAATAATTCTGAAATTTCCTGTAAAACCCATCCCGAAAATAAAGGAAAAGGCACTGCCCTTAAAACCGGGTTCGCATTTGCAGAAGATCTGGGATACGATTACGCGATCACCATTGATTCTGACGGGCAGCATTATCCTGATGATCTTGATGTTTTTTTAACTGAACTGGAATCCAGGGATGAAAAGGATCCACCATTGCTTTTGGTGGGCGACCGGAATATGGGGAGTGATGGTATTCCGGGAAAAAGCAGTAAGGGCAACCGTTTTTCAAATTTCTGGTTTCTCGTGGTTACCGGTATTGAACTAAATGACACGCAAAGCGGTTATCGCCTTTATCCGGTAAAACTGGTGAATTCTTTAAAGCTTATCACCTGGAAATTCGAATTTGAGATAGAGATCTTAGTGAAAGCGGCCTGGAAAAAAGTGGAAGTTAAGAACATTCCCATCAAAGTTTTCTATCAAAAAGACGATCGAATATCTCATTTCAGGCCATTCTGGGATATTGTACGTATCGTTTTATTGTATATGTGGTTTGTATTGCTGAGTTTTTTCTATGTACATCCCCGCAATAAATATCAGGATTTCAGGAAAAAAGGTTTTCGCAAATTCTGGAAAGAAGATATCATCAAAAGCCAGGAACCACCGCATAAAAAGGCTGCCGCCATTGCTTTGGGAGTATTTGTGGGAATTTCCCCATTCTGGGGCCTGCACACCTTACTAATCTTTGTTCTTGCAGCGATTTTCAGGGTGAATAAGGTCATCGCTTTTCTGTTTTCGAATATCAGTATCCCACCGCTTATTCCTATTATCGTCTATGCAAGTTACCAAGCCGGATCGTTCATCTCGGGAAAAGGCTTTGACTGGGGACTCAAATTACAGCGATTTGAGAACGGGAATGATGTTTTTATGGGAGTTTGGCAGTATATTACCGGAAGTATCGCACTTGCAATTGTGACAGCAATTGGAATGTGGATTGTATTTTATTTTTTATTTTCGGTCTTTAACCAAAAGCAGGTGGTCAAACCTTAA
- a CDS encoding phenylacetate--CoA ligase family protein — translation MKDLYFRDKKEIEEEQFALLRKQLLYIAEHSPFYQLIFRERGVDISKIESFDDLRTIPITTKEDLQRFNEDFIAVPKAEIIDLVTTSGTLGSPVSFALNDADLDRLAENEQRSFEIAGVTSKDIVQITTTLDRRFMAGMAYFIGLRKMGAGIIRTGSGLPKLQWESIQRFQPTVLVAVPSFLLKLIDYAVKNKIDIQNSPVKKAICIGEPLRSGDGGLNALGKKITEKWEIELFSTYASTEMATAFTECEFHKGNHVLSDLIYTEIVDEQGREVAPGETGELVVTPLGVQTMPLVRFATGDMLTFTNSACECGRNTKKLGPVIGRKQQKLKLKGTSIYPQHIIEALNSYGKLESFLIEASHDELSNDKLKILIPDTLQSAEIESLKEHFKSELHVTPDFEKIPLEEINSIRFPKTSRKPQVFKDLRN, via the coding sequence ATGAAGGATTTATATTTTCGAGATAAAAAGGAAATTGAGGAAGAACAGTTTGCGCTTCTACGAAAACAGCTGCTTTATATCGCTGAGCACTCACCATTTTATCAGCTAATTTTTAGGGAAAGGGGAGTGGATATTTCAAAAATTGAATCTTTTGATGATCTCAGAACTATTCCTATTACCACGAAAGAAGACCTTCAACGGTTTAATGAGGACTTCATTGCGGTTCCAAAAGCCGAAATTATTGACCTGGTAACCACTTCGGGCACGCTGGGAAGCCCTGTAAGTTTTGCTTTGAACGATGCCGACCTTGACCGTCTCGCGGAAAATGAGCAAAGATCTTTTGAAATAGCGGGCGTAACTTCAAAAGATATCGTACAAATTACCACTACTCTCGATCGTAGATTTATGGCGGGTATGGCGTATTTTATAGGACTTCGCAAAATGGGAGCGGGGATAATTAGAACCGGCAGCGGATTGCCAAAACTCCAGTGGGAAAGTATCCAAAGGTTTCAGCCAACAGTTCTGGTTGCCGTTCCATCATTTTTATTGAAATTAATAGATTATGCTGTAAAGAACAAAATCGATATTCAGAATTCCCCTGTAAAAAAAGCAATTTGCATAGGGGAACCGTTGCGCTCCGGGGATGGAGGATTAAATGCCCTTGGAAAAAAAATAACTGAAAAATGGGAAATTGAGCTGTTTTCTACCTATGCGTCTACCGAAATGGCCACTGCCTTTACAGAATGTGAATTTCACAAGGGAAATCATGTTTTAAGCGATCTTATTTATACTGAAATCGTAGATGAACAGGGCAGGGAAGTAGCTCCCGGCGAAACAGGAGAGCTTGTGGTGACGCCTTTGGGAGTACAAACCATGCCTTTGGTTCGTTTCGCGACAGGTGATATGCTGACTTTCACAAATTCTGCCTGCGAATGTGGGAGAAACACTAAAAAGTTAGGGCCGGTAATTGGAAGAAAACAACAAAAACTTAAGTTGAAAGGAACCAGTATTTATCCGCAGCATATTATTGAAGCGCTCAACAGTTACGGAAAACTGGAAAGTTTTCTCATAGAGGCGAGCCATGATGAACTTTCTAATGACAAATTGAAGATCCTGATCCCTGATACACTACAAAGCGCCGAAATCGAATCGCTAAAAGAGCATTTTAAATCGGAACTTCACGTCACGCCTGATTTTGAGAAAATTCCTCTTGAAGAAATCAATAGCATCCGATTTCCAAAAACAAGCAGGAAACCACAGGTTTTCAAAGATCTTAGAAATTAA
- a CDS encoding hydroxymyristoyl-ACP dehydratase — MILQNFYELKETSFKEGKNHTRLSINKDHEIYKGHFPDRPVTPGVVLMLLFKEEAERISGKKLQMQRANNVKFMAVCDPTTDEELILETEAEEAGEYVKLKGIAKNNSGIVLKINSLYKIK; from the coding sequence ATGATTTTACAGAACTTTTACGAGCTTAAAGAAACCTCTTTTAAAGAAGGAAAAAACCATACCCGTCTTTCCATTAACAAAGATCACGAAATCTATAAAGGCCATTTTCCGGACCGCCCTGTAACTCCCGGCGTTGTTTTGATGCTTTTGTTCAAGGAAGAAGCTGAACGAATTTCCGGAAAAAAGCTCCAGATGCAACGTGCCAATAATGTAAAATTCATGGCTGTTTGTGATCCCACTACCGATGAAGAACTTATTCTGGAGACAGAAGCGGAAGAAGCTGGTGAATATGTAAAGCTTAAAGGAATAGCTAAGAACAATAGCGGTATTGTTCTTAAAATCAATTCTCTATACAAAATAAAATAA
- a CDS encoding class I SAM-dependent methyltransferase: MLNRALLKPEIAKFVYENRKNDLPSLILKGSPFTEVTVQELAQQIQGVKIAEKKFPEFYQNRQIIYPPKLNLEQTSSEITAQYKASLVSGKKGIDLTGGLGIDSYYLSKNFEDFTYCELDTHLSEIAAHNFEVLNAGNIRTLNQNSLEFLAVKNEIFDVIYADPARRDEHGGKVFKLEDCIPDIPSNLLLLFAHTNTILLKTSPMLDFRIGMQELQRVKEIHVVAVNNEVREVLWILDKNFTEVNPLLKAINFGRNRKEELAGKLEETGEKAEISRPLNFLYEPNAAIMKSGLFDLVAGKTKTKKLHQNSHLFTSEENLEFPGRKFQITEIEHYKASDLKKKLKGKKANITIRNFPESVEDIRKKFKIKEGGEDYIFFTTNLNEEKIVIFCKKI; encoded by the coding sequence ATGCTGAACAGGGCGCTTTTAAAACCTGAAATTGCGAAATTTGTCTATGAAAACAGAAAAAATGACCTTCCTTCTCTTATTCTGAAAGGCAGCCCTTTTACAGAAGTTACCGTTCAGGAACTGGCCCAGCAAATACAGGGTGTGAAGATCGCTGAAAAAAAGTTTCCTGAATTTTATCAAAATAGGCAAATTATTTATCCCCCAAAACTCAATCTTGAGCAGACTTCTTCTGAAATTACTGCCCAATACAAGGCTTCACTCGTTTCCGGGAAAAAGGGAATTGATCTTACCGGCGGACTGGGAATAGACTCTTATTATCTTTCTAAAAATTTTGAAGATTTTACTTATTGCGAACTGGATACACATCTTTCAGAAATTGCAGCGCATAATTTTGAAGTGCTAAACGCAGGGAATATCAGGACGCTTAATCAAAATTCTCTGGAATTCTTAGCAGTCAAAAATGAAATTTTTGATGTTATCTATGCCGATCCTGCCCGGCGGGACGAACATGGTGGAAAAGTTTTTAAACTGGAAGATTGTATTCCCGATATTCCCTCAAATCTTCTGTTGCTTTTTGCTCATACCAATACTATTTTGCTTAAAACCTCCCCTATGCTCGACTTCAGAATAGGAATGCAGGAATTGCAGCGCGTAAAGGAAATTCATGTGGTGGCTGTAAATAATGAAGTGCGGGAAGTGTTATGGATTTTGGATAAAAATTTTACTGAAGTAAATCCTTTGCTGAAAGCGATCAATTTTGGTAGAAACCGAAAAGAAGAATTGGCCGGGAAACTGGAAGAAACAGGAGAAAAAGCAGAAATATCCCGGCCCCTGAACTTCCTTTATGAACCGAATGCAGCAATTATGAAAAGCGGATTGTTCGACCTGGTTGCCGGTAAAACCAAAACTAAAAAGCTCCATCAGAATTCTCATTTATTTACTTCTGAAGAAAATTTAGAATTCCCGGGCAGAAAATTTCAAATAACTGAAATTGAACACTATAAGGCTTCTGATCTAAAAAAGAAGTTGAAGGGTAAAAAAGCAAATATTACAATCCGAAATTTTCCTGAATCTGTAGAAGATATCCGTAAAAAGTTCAAAATTAAAGAAGGCGGTGAAGATTATATTTTCTTCACAACGAATCTTAATGAGGAGAAAATAGTGATCTTCTGTAAAAAGATTTAA
- a CDS encoding LolA family protein yields the protein MRIIKICLFLASISMFSQNPLSENAESNFKSAVVRKANNINSFSAEFIQVKHMKMMDENPQSKGRVYYKSPNMLKWEYTAPYDYQVLFKDSKLYLLENGELSEVDLSGNKLFAQIGELIAGSLNGKILEADKDFRINFFRINNEIKARIVPNESHLSSMFKEIWLNFDENQLIKSVRLIDPSGDYTEISMKNIEINQPISPAVFQN from the coding sequence ATGCGTATAATTAAAATTTGCCTTTTCCTCGCCAGTATTTCCATGTTTTCGCAGAATCCTTTATCGGAAAACGCTGAGAGTAATTTTAAGTCGGCTGTCGTTCGAAAAGCGAATAATATTAACAGTTTTTCCGCTGAATTCATCCAGGTGAAGCACATGAAAATGATGGATGAAAATCCACAGAGCAAAGGCAGGGTTTATTATAAATCGCCTAATATGCTGAAATGGGAATATACAGCTCCCTATGATTATCAGGTTCTTTTCAAAGATTCCAAGCTTTATTTACTGGAAAACGGAGAACTTTCAGAAGTTGATCTTTCAGGAAATAAACTCTTCGCCCAGATTGGTGAACTTATTGCCGGAAGCCTTAACGGAAAGATCCTTGAAGCCGACAAGGATTTCAGGATTAATTTCTTTAGGATAAATAATGAGATCAAAGCCCGAATTGTTCCGAATGAATCTCACCTAAGTTCCATGTTTAAGGAAATATGGCTCAATTTTGATGAAAATCAGCTTATAAAATCGGTACGACTTATCGATCCATCCGGGGACTATACTGAGATTTCTATGAAAAATATCGAAATTAATCAACCTATCTCACCCGCTGTTTTTCAAAACTGA
- a CDS encoding polysaccharide deacetylase family protein has product MTYKLINRFSFLAGIAFLLLFLFKNWPFWPVILVILAYALCMLVLSTNVRFNFFVKSYNSRKDFTEKKVALSFDDGPTTISLELLDILDKFNVKAAFFCIGKEIEKNPDIFREIIKRGHIVGNHTYSHTKKMGFISSEKIYEEIIHCDKVAKKIGGVQMKLFRPPFGIINPKTKKALQRSGHTVIGWSIRPYDAITKSNDVILKRITRKVKSGDLILLHDNMPKTPAILEQLLVLLKQQNFGTIRPDKLFEIDAYN; this is encoded by the coding sequence TTGACCTATAAATTAATAAACCGCTTTAGTTTCCTGGCAGGCATCGCATTTCTGTTGCTTTTTTTGTTTAAAAACTGGCCTTTCTGGCCTGTAATTCTGGTGATCCTTGCTTACGCACTTTGTATGCTCGTGCTCTCCACGAATGTTCGCTTTAATTTTTTTGTCAAATCTTATAATTCCCGCAAAGATTTCACTGAAAAAAAGGTTGCCCTGAGTTTCGATGACGGGCCAACAACCATAAGTTTAGAACTTCTTGATATTCTTGATAAATTCAATGTAAAAGCAGCTTTTTTCTGTATTGGAAAGGAAATTGAGAAAAATCCCGATATTTTCAGGGAAATTATTAAACGAGGGCATATCGTAGGGAATCATACTTATTCGCATACAAAAAAAATGGGGTTTATCAGCAGTGAAAAGATCTACGAGGAAATTATACATTGTGATAAAGTGGCCAAAAAAATTGGAGGGGTTCAAATGAAGCTCTTCAGGCCGCCTTTCGGAATAATTAATCCGAAAACAAAAAAAGCTCTGCAAAGATCAGGGCATACGGTAATTGGGTGGAGCATCAGGCCATATGACGCGATTACAAAATCAAATGATGTTATCCTGAAAAGGATCACACGAAAAGTTAAATCTGGAGATCTAATCCTTTTACATGATAATATGCCTAAAACGCCAGCAATCTTGGAACAATTATTGGTACTTCTAAAACAACAAAACTTCGGCACCATACGTCCCGATAAATTATTTGAAATTGATGCGTATAATTAA
- a CDS encoding C45 family peptidase, with the protein MKIRLLAVFFIVLLSSCGVKRSLEQRPDISGIKKIDTNRVKHNDTWYSLGKNNLLQNSHGIWELYIEGNPLEMGVANGNLTRELIHHQEEAFMNKLAEVVPSESYRGFLKKVVSWFNRKMYLYVPEEYKEEIYGVSRYGLHKYDDFAPGYIRMLYFHGAHDIGHALQDLMLVGCTSFAAWNDRTADGELLIGRNFDFYAGDDFGKQKIAAFYNPDKGYNFMTYTWGGMIGAVSGMNEKGITVTINAGKSKIPLMAKTPVTLVSREILQYASNIDEAIQIARNREVFVSESIMVGSGDERKAVLIEVSPKNFGVYKVENNDKLVCSNHFQSDAYKDDRRNKKAILESHSKYRFDRMNELLDENDKLTPGKAVAILRDRKGLHDKTIGLGNEKAINQLLAHHGIVFKPEERKVWVSANPYQMGEFVAYDLDDVFQKFEKGNVSKSVADNTALIPASDFLKTKKYRDYEQYRKLESQVIQDLNSGKTPSEKTGAELVRLNPQFWEAYFLAGNINYKHGDYKKAVINFKLASKKEVTTLPDKRMLEKMIRKSYRKLKK; encoded by the coding sequence ATGAAAATCCGCTTATTAGCTGTTTTTTTTATTGTTCTTTTAAGTTCCTGCGGAGTAAAACGATCCCTGGAGCAGCGGCCCGATATTTCCGGAATTAAAAAGATTGATACCAATCGCGTAAAACACAACGATACCTGGTATAGCCTTGGAAAAAACAATTTACTTCAAAATTCTCACGGTATTTGGGAGCTTTATATAGAAGGAAATCCGCTGGAAATGGGAGTAGCCAACGGCAATCTTACCCGCGAACTCATCCATCACCAGGAAGAGGCTTTTATGAATAAACTCGCGGAAGTAGTACCCTCCGAGTCTTATCGGGGATTTCTTAAAAAAGTGGTTTCCTGGTTTAACCGTAAGATGTATCTCTATGTCCCCGAAGAGTACAAAGAAGAAATTTATGGCGTTTCCCGCTACGGCCTTCATAAATACGATGATTTTGCGCCCGGTTATATCAGGATGCTTTATTTTCACGGCGCGCACGATATCGGGCACGCCTTGCAGGATCTAATGCTGGTGGGTTGTACTTCTTTTGCTGCCTGGAACGACAGAACCGCAGATGGAGAATTACTTATAGGAAGGAATTTCGATTTTTATGCCGGGGATGACTTCGGAAAACAAAAAATTGCGGCTTTCTATAATCCCGATAAAGGCTATAATTTCATGACCTATACCTGGGGTGGAATGATTGGAGCGGTAAGCGGGATGAACGAAAAAGGAATAACCGTGACCATCAATGCCGGAAAATCAAAAATTCCCCTGATGGCAAAAACTCCTGTTACCCTGGTTTCAAGAGAAATCCTTCAGTATGCTTCAAATATTGATGAAGCCATCCAAATAGCCAGGAATAGAGAAGTCTTTGTTTCCGAATCGATCATGGTGGGCAGCGGTGATGAACGAAAAGCTGTTCTTATTGAAGTTTCCCCGAAAAATTTTGGGGTTTATAAAGTGGAAAATAACGATAAACTGGTGTGCAGTAATCATTTCCAAAGCGACGCCTATAAAGATGATCGGCGCAATAAAAAGGCGATTTTAGAAAGTCATTCTAAATACCGGTTTGACAGAATGAATGAATTACTGGATGAAAACGATAAACTTACTCCCGGGAAAGCAGTCGCCATACTTAGAGACCGTAAAGGTTTGCATGATAAAACTATTGGCCTGGGGAACGAAAAGGCTATAAATCAGCTACTCGCGCATCACGGCATCGTTTTTAAACCTGAGGAACGAAAGGTTTGGGTTTCTGCCAATCCATATCAAATGGGCGAATTTGTCGCCTATGACCTTGATGATGTATTTCAGAAATTTGAAAAAGGAAATGTTTCAAAAAGTGTAGCCGATAATACTGCGCTTATCCCGGCAAGTGATTTTCTGAAGACAAAAAAGTACAGGGATTATGAGCAATATCGCAAATTAGAGTCTCAGGTTATACAAGATCTAAATTCCGGGAAAACACCTTCAGAAAAGACGGGTGCAGAACTTGTTCGATTAAATCCCCAGTTCTGGGAAGCCTATTTTCTTGCCGGAAATATCAATTATAAGCACGGCGATTATAAAAAAGCCGTAATTAATTTCAAACTCGCTTCAAAAAAAGAAGTGACTACCTTGCCGGATAAGCGAATGCTGGAAAAAATGATCAGGAAAAGCTATCGAAAACTGAAAAAATGA